A genomic segment from Streptomyces antibioticus encodes:
- a CDS encoding cytochrome C oxidase subunit I, which produces MAGPGADMSGASKQGSTRTGLGDEVEGYLLWQATIAVAQERAREFVRPMDWLTTSQKDEIERHYVDDSLLRARQDLERIAARCRSLRGEYERRYRTLRLRCVAWTLAGGAGLTALAAVPLLR; this is translated from the coding sequence ATGGCCGGCCCCGGCGCGGACATGAGCGGGGCGTCGAAACAGGGATCCACCCGGACCGGTCTCGGCGACGAGGTCGAGGGCTACCTCCTGTGGCAGGCCACGATCGCGGTCGCGCAGGAACGCGCGCGTGAGTTCGTACGGCCCATGGACTGGCTGACGACCTCCCAGAAGGACGAGATCGAACGCCACTACGTGGACGACAGCCTGCTCCGGGCCCGCCAGGACCTGGAACGGATCGCGGCCCGCTGCCGTTCGCTGCGCGGCGAGTACGAGCGCCGCTACCGCACCCTGCGGCTGCGCTGCGTGGCCTGGACCCTGGCCGGCGGCGCGGGCCTCACCGCCCTGGCGGCCGTACCGCTCCTGCGCTGA
- the cbiE gene encoding precorrin-6y C5,15-methyltransferase (decarboxylating) subunit CbiE, translating into MTPVRPGPPLAVTVVGIGADGWDGLTDASRAALRDAEVLIGGPRQLDLLPPPCTGERVAWPSPLRPAVADLLTAHAGRRIAVLASGDPMFYGIGRALVEEGAAPHVLPHPSSVSYAAARLGWPLEDVEVVTLVGRPAARLAAALHHGRRILVLGADATAPAAVAALLRDHGFGPSRMRVLEQLGGPQEHVTDEDTAARWERPPGDPLAVVAVDCRRAPDALRLGAVPGLPDDAYEHDGQLTKRHVRAATLAALAPAPGELLWDIGGGSGSIAVEWMRVHPSCRAVSVERDPVRAERITRNADRLGVPGLRVVTASASDALPGLPTPDAVFIGGGLTSPGLLDACWAALPAGGRLVANTVTLESEALLADARRRHGGELVRLAVAHAVPVGGFTGWRQAMPVTQWSVQKTPDTLSGADE; encoded by the coding sequence GTGACTCCCGTACGTCCAGGACCGCCGCTCGCCGTCACCGTCGTCGGGATCGGAGCCGACGGATGGGACGGCCTCACCGACGCCTCCCGGGCCGCCCTGCGCGACGCCGAGGTACTGATCGGCGGCCCGCGCCAGCTCGACCTGCTGCCTCCCCCGTGCACGGGCGAACGCGTCGCCTGGCCCTCGCCGCTGCGCCCCGCCGTCGCCGACCTTCTCACCGCCCACGCCGGCCGCCGCATCGCCGTCCTGGCCAGCGGCGACCCGATGTTCTACGGCATCGGCCGCGCCCTCGTCGAGGAGGGCGCCGCCCCGCACGTCCTGCCGCACCCCTCCTCCGTGTCCTACGCCGCCGCCCGGCTCGGCTGGCCGCTGGAGGACGTCGAGGTCGTCACGCTCGTCGGCCGGCCCGCCGCACGGCTCGCCGCCGCCCTGCACCACGGCCGCCGGATCCTCGTCCTCGGCGCCGACGCGACCGCCCCCGCCGCCGTCGCCGCCCTGCTGCGCGACCACGGCTTCGGCCCGAGCCGGATGCGGGTCCTCGAACAGCTCGGCGGCCCGCAGGAACACGTGACGGACGAGGACACCGCCGCCCGGTGGGAGCGCCCGCCCGGCGACCCCCTCGCCGTCGTCGCCGTCGACTGCCGCCGCGCCCCGGACGCCCTGCGCCTCGGCGCCGTACCGGGACTCCCGGACGACGCCTACGAGCACGACGGACAGCTCACCAAACGGCATGTCCGCGCCGCCACCCTCGCGGCGCTCGCCCCCGCCCCCGGCGAACTGCTGTGGGACATCGGCGGCGGGTCCGGTTCGATCGCCGTCGAATGGATGCGCGTCCACCCCTCCTGCCGGGCGGTCAGCGTCGAGCGCGACCCCGTACGGGCGGAGCGCATCACGCGCAACGCCGACCGGCTCGGCGTGCCGGGACTGCGCGTGGTCACCGCCTCCGCGTCCGACGCGCTGCCCGGACTCCCCACCCCCGACGCCGTGTTCATCGGCGGCGGACTCACCTCGCCCGGTCTCCTCGACGCCTGCTGGGCGGCCCTGCCGGCCGGCGGACGGCTGGTCGCCAACACCGTGACGCTGGAGTCCGAGGCCCTCCTCGCCGACGCCCGCAGGCGCCACGGCGGCGAACTGGTCCGGCTCGCGGTGGCGCACGCCGTGCCCGTGGGCGGCTTCACCGGGTGGCGGCAGGCCATGCCGGTCACCCAGTGGTCGGTACAGAAGACCCCCGACACGTTGTCAGGAGCAGACGAATGA
- the cobM gene encoding precorrin-4 C(11)-methyltransferase, whose product MTVYFIGAGPGAADLITVRGARTLAACRVCLYAGSLVPRELLAECPPDARLVDTAQLDLDQIVAELVRAHEEGHDVARLHSGDPSVFSAVAEQMRRLDAAGVPYEVVPGVPAFAAAAAALKRELTVPTVGQTVILTRVAQQATAMPDGEDLATLGRSGALIVLHLAARYVDRVVAELLPHYGADCPAAVVAYASRPEELIIRGTLDEIAGKVKEAGVLRTAVIMVGRTLGAEQFRDSHLYSPERERHVC is encoded by the coding sequence ATGACCGTGTACTTCATCGGCGCGGGACCCGGTGCCGCCGACCTGATCACGGTGCGCGGCGCCCGTACGCTCGCCGCCTGCCGGGTCTGCCTGTACGCGGGCAGCCTGGTCCCGCGCGAACTGCTCGCCGAATGCCCGCCGGACGCCCGCCTGGTGGACACCGCCCAGCTCGATCTGGACCAGATCGTCGCCGAGTTGGTGCGCGCGCACGAGGAGGGGCACGACGTGGCCCGGCTGCACTCCGGGGACCCGTCGGTGTTCAGCGCGGTCGCCGAGCAGATGCGCCGCCTGGACGCGGCCGGGGTGCCCTACGAGGTCGTGCCCGGTGTGCCCGCCTTCGCCGCCGCCGCGGCCGCCCTCAAGCGGGAGTTGACCGTGCCGACCGTCGGCCAGACCGTCATCCTCACCCGCGTCGCCCAGCAGGCCACCGCCATGCCCGACGGCGAGGACCTGGCCACCCTGGGCCGCAGCGGCGCCCTGATCGTGCTCCACCTGGCCGCCCGGTACGTGGACCGGGTCGTCGCCGAACTGCTGCCGCACTACGGCGCCGACTGCCCGGCGGCCGTCGTGGCGTACGCCTCCCGCCCGGAGGAGCTGATCATCCGGGGCACCCTCGACGAGATCGCCGGGAAGGTGAAGGAGGCGGGCGTGCTGCGCACCGCCGTCATCATGGTCGGGCGGACGCTGGGCGCCGAGCAGTTCCGCGACAGCCACCTGTACTCGCCGGAGCGCGAACGCCACGTCTGCTGA
- a CDS encoding cobalt-precorrin-5B (C(1))-methyltransferase: MSGDVTGEGAARGGRAAQLKHTGLRPGWTTGACATAATTAAYTALLTGAFPDPVTITLPRGQTPSFALAAEELADGSATAGVVKDAGDDPDVTHGALIRATVRRLPAGAGVVFRAGPGVGTVTRPGLPLPVGEPAVNPVPRRMMSEHVAEVAARYGAPGDVEITVSVDHGEEIARSTWNPRLGILGGLSILGTTGIVVPYSCSAWIDSIRRGVDVARAAGRTHVAGCTGSTSERTVVAEYGLPEDALLDMGDFAGAVLKYVRRHPVERLTVCGGFAKLSKLAAGHLDLHSARSQVDKGFLAGLARRGGADPALAAEVAEANTGLAALQLCRAAGVPLGDLVATAARDQALAVLRGAPVAVDVICIDRAGTVVGRSTVA; this comes from the coding sequence GTGAGCGGTGACGTGACAGGCGAGGGTGCGGCCCGGGGCGGCCGCGCCGCCCAACTCAAGCACACCGGGCTGCGGCCCGGCTGGACCACCGGTGCCTGTGCGACGGCGGCGACGACCGCCGCGTACACGGCCCTGCTGACCGGCGCGTTCCCCGACCCGGTGACGATCACGCTGCCCCGGGGGCAGACGCCGTCGTTCGCGCTGGCCGCCGAGGAGCTGGCGGACGGGTCCGCGACGGCGGGGGTCGTGAAGGACGCGGGCGACGATCCGGACGTCACGCACGGGGCGCTGATCCGGGCCACCGTACGGCGGCTGCCGGCCGGGGCCGGGGTGGTGTTCCGGGCGGGTCCCGGGGTGGGCACGGTCACCCGCCCCGGACTGCCGCTGCCCGTCGGCGAGCCGGCCGTGAACCCGGTGCCGCGCCGGATGATGAGCGAGCACGTCGCCGAGGTCGCCGCCCGGTACGGGGCGCCGGGGGACGTCGAGATCACCGTGTCCGTCGACCACGGCGAGGAGATCGCCCGCTCCACCTGGAATCCGCGCCTGGGCATCCTCGGGGGCCTGTCCATCCTCGGGACGACCGGGATCGTGGTGCCGTACTCCTGCTCGGCGTGGATCGACTCGATCCGGCGGGGTGTCGACGTGGCGCGGGCGGCGGGCCGTACGCATGTCGCCGGGTGCACCGGGTCGACGTCGGAGAGGACGGTCGTCGCCGAGTACGGGCTGCCCGAGGACGCCCTGCTCGACATGGGCGACTTCGCGGGGGCCGTGCTGAAGTACGTCCGCCGTCATCCGGTGGAGCGGCTCACCGTCTGCGGCGGTTTTGCCAAGCTGTCCAAGCTGGCCGCCGGGCATCTGGACCTGCACTCGGCGCGCTCCCAGGTCGACAAGGGCTTCCTCGCCGGTCTGGCCCGGCGCGGCGGCGCGGACCCGGCGCTGGCCGCCGAGGTCGCGGAGGCCAACACCGGTCTCGCGGCGCTCCAGTTGTGCCGGGCGGCCGGGGTGCCGCTCGGCGATCTGGTGGCGACGGCGGCCCGCGACCAGGCGCTGGCCGTGCTGCGGGGCGCGCCGGTCGCGGTCGACGTCATCTGTATCGACCGGGCGGGCACGGTGGTGGGGCGCAGCACGGTGGCCTGA
- a CDS encoding cobalt-precorrin-6A reductase, with translation MHVLILGGTTEARRLAELLHGTPGLRLTSSLAGRVAAPRLPPGEVRVGGFGGTEGLTAWLREHAADVLVDATHPFAGTMSFHAAEAAADARVPLLALRRPGWVPVPGDRWREVDSLAEAAAALPGLGRRVFLTTGRMGLAAFADLPADLWFLVRSVDAPEPPYPARTEVLLDRGPFTLDGERDLLRRHRIDVVVTKDSGGAATAPKLTAAREAGVPVVVVRRPPAPEGVPVVPTPEDAVTWLLAHPGHRLPPG, from the coding sequence GTGCATGTACTGATTCTCGGCGGTACCACGGAGGCCCGCCGTCTCGCGGAACTGCTGCACGGCACGCCCGGCCTGCGCCTCACCAGCTCCCTCGCCGGACGCGTCGCCGCGCCCCGGCTGCCTCCGGGCGAGGTCAGGGTCGGCGGCTTCGGCGGCACCGAGGGGCTGACGGCCTGGCTGCGCGAGCACGCGGCCGACGTGCTCGTCGACGCCACCCACCCCTTCGCCGGGACGATGAGCTTCCACGCGGCGGAGGCCGCCGCCGACGCCCGCGTTCCCCTGCTCGCCCTGCGCCGCCCCGGCTGGGTGCCCGTCCCCGGGGACCGCTGGCGGGAGGTGGACTCGCTGGCGGAGGCGGCCGCGGCGCTGCCGGGGCTCGGCCGCCGTGTCTTCCTCACCACCGGCCGCATGGGCCTGGCCGCCTTCGCGGACCTCCCCGCCGACCTGTGGTTCCTGGTCCGCTCCGTCGACGCGCCCGAACCGCCGTACCCGGCTCGCACGGAGGTCCTGCTCGACCGGGGCCCCTTCACCCTCGACGGCGAACGCGACCTGCTGCGCCGTCACCGGATCGACGTGGTGGTGACGAAGGACAGCGGGGGAGCGGCCACCGCCCCCAAGCTCACCGCGGCCCGCGAGGCCGGCGTCCCGGTGGTCGTGGTCCGCAGACCCCCGGCCCCGGAGGGCGTCCCCGTCGTACCGACCCCGGAGGACGCGGTGACCTGGCTCCTCGCCCACCCGGGTCACCGCCTTCCGCCCGGCTGA
- a CDS encoding precorrin-2 C(20)-methyltransferase — protein MSGKLYGVGLGPGDPSLMTVRAVEVIGEADVIAYHSARHGRSIARSIAAKHLRDDHIEERLVYPVTTETTDHPGGYQGAMEEFYAESAARLAAHLDAGRTVAVLAEGDPLFYGSYMHMHKRLADRYDTEVIPGVTSVSAAAARLGAPLAEGEEVLTILPGTLPEEELTARLAATDVAVVMKLGRTFPKVRRALERSGRLAETRYVERATMSGERVAELADVDAESVPYFAVAVLPSQVDAERPAARERGEVVVVGTGPAGPLWLTPESRGALAAADDLVGYTTYLDRVPSRAGQARHGSDNRVESERAEFALDLARRGRRVAVVSGGDPGVFAMATAVLEAAAQKEYADIPVRVLPGVTAANAAAARAGAPLGHDYATISLSDRLKPWEVIAERLRAAAAADLVLALYNPGSRSRTWQVGKARELLLEHRAPDTPVVVARDVGGPEERVRIVRLADLDPAEVDMRTILLVGSSQTRAVRRDDGQDIVWTPRRYPEA, from the coding sequence ATGAGCGGGAAGCTCTACGGGGTGGGGCTCGGCCCCGGTGACCCGTCCCTGATGACGGTGCGCGCGGTCGAGGTCATCGGCGAGGCCGATGTGATCGCCTACCACAGCGCCCGGCACGGCCGGTCCATCGCCCGCTCGATCGCGGCCAAGCATCTGCGCGACGACCACATCGAGGAGCGGCTGGTCTACCCGGTCACCACGGAGACCACCGACCATCCGGGCGGCTACCAGGGGGCGATGGAGGAGTTCTACGCCGAGTCGGCCGCCCGGCTCGCCGCGCATCTGGACGCGGGCCGCACGGTGGCGGTCCTCGCCGAGGGCGATCCGCTCTTCTACGGCTCCTACATGCACATGCACAAGCGGCTCGCGGACCGCTACGACACCGAGGTGATCCCCGGTGTCACCTCCGTGTCGGCCGCCGCCGCCCGGCTGGGCGCGCCGCTCGCCGAGGGCGAGGAGGTGCTCACGATCCTGCCGGGCACGCTGCCCGAGGAGGAGCTGACCGCGCGGCTGGCCGCCACGGACGTGGCGGTGGTGATGAAGCTGGGCCGTACCTTCCCCAAGGTGCGGCGGGCGCTGGAGCGTTCGGGCCGGCTCGCCGAGACGCGGTATGTGGAGCGGGCCACGATGAGCGGGGAGCGGGTCGCCGAACTGGCGGACGTGGACGCGGAGTCGGTGCCGTACTTCGCGGTGGCGGTGCTGCCCAGCCAGGTCGACGCCGAGCGGCCCGCGGCGCGCGAGCGCGGCGAGGTCGTCGTGGTCGGGACCGGTCCTGCGGGGCCGCTGTGGCTGACGCCCGAGTCGCGGGGGGCGCTGGCCGCCGCCGACGACCTGGTCGGCTACACCACCTACCTCGACCGGGTGCCGTCGCGGGCCGGGCAGGCCCGGCACGGCTCGGACAACCGGGTGGAGTCCGAGCGCGCCGAGTTCGCCCTGGACCTGGCGCGGCGCGGGCGGCGGGTGGCCGTCGTCTCCGGCGGCGATCCGGGCGTCTTCGCGATGGCGACCGCCGTCCTGGAGGCCGCCGCGCAGAAGGAGTACGCGGACATCCCGGTGCGGGTGCTGCCGGGGGTGACCGCCGCCAACGCGGCGGCCGCCCGTGCGGGCGCCCCGCTCGGCCACGACTACGCCACGATCTCGCTCTCCGACCGGCTCAAGCCGTGGGAGGTCATCGCCGAACGCCTGCGGGCGGCCGCCGCGGCCGACCTGGTGCTCGCCCTGTACAACCCCGGCTCGCGCAGCCGCACCTGGCAGGTGGGCAAGGCCCGTGAACTCCTCCTGGAGCACCGGGCCCCGGACACCCCGGTGGTGGTCGCACGCGATGTCGGCGGCCCGGAGGAGCGGGTGCGGATCGTCCGGCTGGCCGACCTGGACCCGGCCGAGGTCGACATGCGCACGATCCTCCTCGTCGGCTCCTCCCAGACGCGGGCCGTACGGCGGGACGACGGTCAGGACATCGTCTGGACGCCGCGCCGGTACCCGGAGGCGTGA
- a CDS encoding precorrin-8X methylmutase — MSRPTTESSETNTVTSYDYEKDGAAIYRQSFATIRAEADLAGLPADVSQVAVRMIHACGMVDLVRDLSYSPAVVARARAALRAGAPIFTDVQMVASGVTRKRLPAGNDVLCTLSDPAVPELAAKLGTTRSAAALELWRDRLEGSVVAVGNAPTALFRLLEMIDEGAPRPAAVIGVPVGFIGAAESKDALAAHPSGLDHLVVRGRRGGSALAAAALNAIASEEE; from the coding sequence ATGAGCCGTCCGACCACCGAGAGCAGCGAGACGAACACCGTGACCAGCTACGACTACGAGAAGGACGGCGCGGCCATCTACCGTCAGTCCTTCGCCACCATCCGCGCGGAGGCGGACCTCGCGGGGCTGCCCGCCGACGTCAGCCAGGTCGCGGTGCGCATGATCCACGCCTGCGGCATGGTCGACCTCGTGCGGGACCTCTCGTACTCGCCCGCCGTGGTGGCCCGGGCCCGCGCCGCGCTGCGGGCCGGCGCGCCCATCTTCACCGATGTGCAGATGGTGGCCAGCGGGGTGACCCGCAAGCGGCTGCCCGCCGGCAACGACGTGCTGTGCACCCTGTCCGACCCGGCCGTTCCCGAGCTGGCGGCGAAGCTCGGCACCACCCGCAGCGCCGCCGCGCTGGAGCTGTGGCGGGACCGTCTCGAAGGCTCGGTCGTCGCGGTCGGCAACGCGCCCACCGCGCTGTTCCGGCTGCTGGAGATGATCGACGAGGGCGCTCCCCGGCCCGCCGCCGTCATAGGCGTGCCCGTCGGGTTCATCGGGGCCGCCGAGTCCAAGGACGCGCTGGCCGCGCACCCGTCCGGTCTTGACCACCTGGTGGTGCGGGGGCGCCGGGGCGGCAGCGCCCTGGCCGCCGCCGCTCTCAACGCGATCGCGAGCGAGGAAGAATGA
- the cobG gene encoding precorrin-3B synthase, with protein MLAAVSTPAVPSSPQATAVSRNRGDACPGTLRLHAADDGALARVRLPGGVLTVRQARALGEAARLLGDGDLHLTSRGNVQLRGLDGGCGAELAALLGAAGLLPSPEHERVRNVVASPLSGLDGRGLCDVRPWLTGLDAALCASGRARELSGRFLFALDDGRGDVGGLGADVTLRATDDGGAWLGPGGVRVSAQDAPRAALVAAETFLDAARETTGRAWRISELGLPQEELADRVRRGLTAAGIAHEERTGSTARTDGPAPGVTGGALCAHIPLGRLSAGQWSTLTAVADDELRLTPWRGVVVPVPGRSPARVAESLARLSAAGLVTDPDSPWPRVGACVGHPGCAKSHSDVRADAAYALDAARLSPLPLYWSGCERRCGRPHGDRIDVVAAEGGGYRLTTARPGREPRTAATTDASHLAAALAAITS; from the coding sequence ATGCTCGCCGCCGTGTCCACCCCTGCCGTCCCCTCATCGCCCCAGGCCACAGCGGTCTCCCGGAACCGCGGTGACGCCTGCCCGGGAACACTGCGGCTGCACGCGGCGGATGACGGGGCGCTGGCCCGGGTCCGGCTGCCGGGCGGTGTGCTGACCGTCCGCCAGGCCCGCGCGCTGGGCGAGGCGGCCCGGCTCCTGGGCGACGGCGATCTGCATCTGACCTCGCGCGGCAACGTCCAACTGCGCGGTCTGGACGGCGGTTGCGGCGCCGAACTGGCCGCGCTGCTCGGCGCGGCCGGGCTGCTGCCCTCGCCGGAGCACGAACGCGTGCGCAACGTGGTGGCCTCGCCGCTGTCCGGTCTCGACGGGCGCGGTCTGTGTGACGTACGGCCCTGGCTCACCGGGCTCGACGCGGCGCTGTGCGCGAGCGGGCGGGCCCGGGAGTTGTCGGGACGGTTCCTGTTCGCGCTGGACGACGGCCGCGGGGACGTGGGCGGGCTCGGTGCGGACGTGACGCTGCGGGCCACCGACGACGGGGGCGCCTGGCTCGGTCCTGGCGGGGTCCGGGTGTCGGCGCAGGACGCGCCGCGGGCCGCGCTGGTGGCCGCCGAGACCTTCCTGGACGCGGCGCGCGAGACCACGGGACGGGCCTGGCGGATCTCCGAACTGGGCTTGCCTCAAGAGGAGTTGGCCGACCGGGTCCGGCGGGGACTGACCGCCGCCGGCATCGCCCACGAGGAGCGCACCGGCTCCACCGCGCGCACGGACGGGCCGGCGCCGGGCGTGACCGGCGGCGCCCTGTGCGCGCACATCCCGCTGGGCCGCCTCTCGGCCGGCCAGTGGAGCACGCTGACCGCCGTCGCCGACGACGAACTGCGGCTGACGCCGTGGCGCGGGGTCGTCGTCCCCGTCCCCGGCAGGAGCCCGGCCCGGGTCGCCGAGTCGCTGGCCCGGCTGTCCGCCGCCGGGCTCGTCACCGACCCGGACTCCCCCTGGCCGCGCGTCGGCGCCTGTGTGGGACATCCCGGGTGTGCGAAATCCCACTCCGACGTCCGCGCGGACGCGGCCTACGCTCTCGACGCGGCCCGGCTCAGCCCCCTGCCGCTGTACTGGTCCGGCTGTGAACGCCGTTGCGGTCGTCCGCACGGCGACCGGATCGACGTGGTCGCGGCCGAGGGCGGCGGCTACCGGCTCACCACCGCCCGGCCGGGCCGGGAACCGCGCACCGCCGCGACGACCGACGCTTCCCATCTCGCCGCCGCCCTGGCGGCGATCACCTCATGA